In one Scomber japonicus isolate fScoJap1 chromosome 6, fScoJap1.pri, whole genome shotgun sequence genomic region, the following are encoded:
- the barx2 gene encoding homeobox protein BarH-like 2, whose protein sequence is MHCQAELRLSSPGQLKAARRRYKTFMIDEILSKETCDYFEKLSLYSVCPSLIVRPKPLHSCSGSSSLRAYPLLSVITRQPPNLPPHHPQPSSPGGVPSHLPLLSPQHLRGSEPSPSQTPLSISSESDTERSTPRLKKPRRSRTIFTELQLMGLEKKFQKQKYLSTPDRLDLAQSLGLTQLQVKTWYQNRRMKWKKMVLKGGHEAPTKPKGRPKKNSIPTTEEIEAEEQRMKMEEEERMRRAAQEAALTHGGEASQMEPQDLSSVSTVASETHIPPRAVEVSEQELPLVVQPETHSAS, encoded by the exons ATGCACTGCCAAGCCGAGTTGAGGCTCTCCTCCCCCGGGCAGCTGAAAGCTGCCAGGCGGCGCTACAAGACTTTCATGATTGACGAGATTCTCTCCAAGGAGACTTGTGATTATTTTGAGAAGCTTTCTCTCTACTCCGTGTGCCCATCTCTCATTGTTCGACCAAAGCCTCTCCATTCTTGTTCTG GCTCCTCGTCACTACGTGCCTACCCGCTCCTCTCAGTGATCACGCGGCAGCCTCCCAACctacccccccaccacccccagcCGTCCTCTCCGGGTGGGGTCCCCTCACACCTGCCCCTGCTGTCCCcacagcatctcagaggctccGAACCCTCGCCCAGTCAGACACCCCTCAGCATCAGCAGTGAGTCAGACACAGAGCGGAGCACTCCCCGCCTGAAGAAGCCACGCCGCAGCCGCACCAtcttcactgagctgcagctgatgGGCCTGGAGAAGAAGTTTCAGAAGCAGAAGTACTTGTCCACACCTGATAG GTTAGACCTGGCCCAGTCACTTGGTCTCACACAGCTACAGGTGAAGACATGGTACCAAAACAGGCGCatgaaatggaagaaaatg GTGCTCAAAGGAGGTCATGAGGCACCCACTAAGCCCAAGGGAAGACCCAAGAAGAACTCCATTCCCACTACAGAGGAAATAGAGGCTGAGGAGCAAAGAATgaaaatggaggaggaagaaaggatgaggaGGGCAGCCCAGGAAGCAGCGCTGACTCACGGAGGAGAAGCATCTCAGATGGAACCTCAAGATCTCAGTTCAGTCTCAACCGTAGcttcagaaacacacattccACCCAGAGCGGTGGAGGTTTCTGAGCAAGAGCTGCCACTCGTAGTGCAGCCAGAGACTCACTCAGCCAGCTAA
- the rbm7 gene encoding RNA-binding protein 7, with protein MGIEDETDRTLFIRNLDSRVTEELLFELFLQAGPLVKTKIPKDADGKQKTFGFAVYKHEVSVPYAMHLLNGMSLFGRTLHVQFRSGSSHSSSPGNSQNSSPANTPNPHGQRTPIQFSSPPYTPPPQMQRSISSPDNLQKHVMMNNMMLQLHMQQLEQLTDFSKQRQLSAGGNSGGGGSRQYDNTPYRHQPSQMNSSGRSQRYDEPSSGHHQQHGQSRNNYQNDRSSNRHHDGRGGNRHYDDRSSSNRGYQDRRWRRY; from the exons ATGGGAATAGAGGATGAAACGGACCGGACGCTCTTCATAAGGAATTTAGATTCAAGAGTCACGGAGGAGCTTTTGTTCGAGCTGTTTTTACAG GCAGGACCTCTCGTCAAAACTAAAATCCCAAAAGACGCTGATGggaaacagaaaacatttgGTTTTGCCGTTTACAAGCATGAAGTGTCTGTGCCATACGCTATGCACCTACTGAACGGGATGTCGCTGTTCGGCAGAACCCTCCATGTGCAGTTCAGATCAG GTAGCAGCCATAGCAGCAGTCCAGGGAACTCGCAGAATTCAAGTCCTGCAAATACCCCTAATCCCCATGGCCAGAG GACCCCGATTCAGTTCAGTTCTCCACCTTACACTCCTCCTCCCCAAATGCAGAGATCCATTTCATCTCCTGATAATCTGCAGAAGCATGTCATG ATGAACAACATGATGTTGCAGCTCCACATGCAGCAGCTTGAGCAGTTGACTGACTTCTCCAAGCAGAGGCAGCTGTCCGCAGGGGGAAATTCTGGCGGAGGTGGCTCAAGGCAATACGACAACACCCCCTATCGGCATCAGCCGTCCCAGATGAACAGCAGCGGCAGAAGTCAGCGCTACGACGAACCCAGTTCCGGCCACCATCAGCAACACGGCCAAAGCCGGAACAACTACCAGAACGACAGAAGCAGCAACCGTCACCATGACGGCAGAGGCGGCAACAGACATTACGACGACAGGAGTAGCAGTAACCGTGGCTACCAAGATAGACGATGGAGACGGTACTGA